TAATAGCCCTTATGAAGGGTCTTACGACGTTCATGGACGAGATGCCTATGACCTTAAGGCCCTTCCTGTTAATTGAGTAAATGTAAAAGCTCGTCAGCAAGGCCACAGCGATTACGTAAGCGTAGAAGATCCAGTCCTTGGTAAGGGTTACTAACAAGGGGAAGAAGGTAGCCGAAGTCGAGAGTAATATTGCCTTTGTCTCCTTGTAGTCAATAAGGAGGGGGTAGTCTACTAGGGGGAGGAAAGTCCCAAAAGAGTAAAGGAAATATGCAGGGAAGAGCGAGAAGACCAAGTAGATGAAGGAGAATATAGTGGAAAGGGCTACAACTGTGCGCCACTTTAACCTGAAAACCAACAAAAGGGCGAAGAGGTAAGCGAAAAAGGACAGGGCAAAGTCGATGCCTATCTCTATTCCCCTTGCCAACACCAACGCCCACTCAACTCCGTTTACCCCAACTAGTACTTCGTTGCTGGGTAACCTTATCATCTTGGAGTAGAACTTTCTGGTAACTTTTTCTGAATCCACGATTTAATGACAACTGTGGGGGTTTAAATTTGGTAGAGCTAAAGGCTGAGGAGGTCGGCGTAAAGAAGGTCATACACAATAGCTTAAACGACTGCGACCTCTTCGTGCTCAGGGGAGAAGGGGAGGAGTACCTCCTCTTCCTGTTTAGGGGTAAAGTCACCTACTTCAAGGTCATGCCTCCCTTTCCAGGGAGGTGGGACTGCTACGACGCCCTCTACAGCCCCTGGGGCCTCTACGGCTTCGTCTTCGACGAAAAACAATTAAGCGCTAAAGTAAAGGAGAGGCTCGAGGAGTTGAGGAGAGTTGTTAAGGGACTATGAGTTGATCATAAGCGACGTAGATGGAGTCATTGTAAGGGAAGGGGAGCCCATCTGGGAAAACCTCTCCGTTATGAGGAGGCTGATGGAGGAGAGGAAGAAGGTCGTATTCGTCACGAACAACTCCGGGTTCAGCAGAGTTATCCTGGCAAGACAGCTCAGCTACTTGGGCCTAAAGGTAACGCCCAACAACATAATCACCAGTGGACTAGCTGCTGCCATCTACATGAAGAGGCGCATGAACGTGGGATCCGTCTTCGTTATCGGGGAGGAAGGACTAATAGAGGAGATGAGGAACTTCGGCTTCAAGGTGATGTACATGAGCGAGGTAGAGGAGAACACCCCAGACGCGGTAGTCTTGGGACTAGACAGGCTGAGCACTTACGACAAGCTCTCCGCAGGGATGAGGTGCATAGCCAGGGGGTCCAAGTTCGTGGTAACTAACATGGACAGGCTCTGGCCTTCGAAGGACGGGCTGAAGCTGGGGGCCGGGGCCCTAGCCAGCGCGATCATCTATGCGCTGAACAGGAGCCCGGACTTCATAGCCGGGAAGCCCAACAAGTGGATCATAGACGTGGCCATGGAGATCTCCGGGATAAGGGACTTGAGTAAGGTGGTGGTCATAGGCGACCAGCTGGAGACTGACATAAGGATGGGGAACTCCATTGGGGCCGACACGGTCTTGGTGCTCACGGGAATAGCAAAGAAGGAGGACGTTGAGAGGAGCGACGTAAAGCCCAAGATCGTTGTAGACAATCTCTCAGAAATTTCTGACTAAAGTTTATATTTTTTAAACTGACTTGATGCATATGGACAAACTCTCTTACGACGCAGTGGTCGTGGGAGGCGGACTTGCTGGACTAATGGCAGCCCACGAGATCGCGTCCTCTGGCTTCAAGGTAGCGGTAATCTCTAAGGTCTTCCCAACTAGGTCGCACTCGTCCTCTGCAGAGGGAGGTATAGCAGCTTACATCCCGGGGAACTCCGACCCAAACGACAACCCCGACTACATGACCTACGACACGGTCAAGGGTGGGGACTACCTAGTGGACCAAGACGCGGCGGAGCTCCTATCCAATAAGTCTGGAGAGATAGTCAAGATAATGGAGAGCTGGGGAACACTATTCAACAGGCAACCCGACGGAAGGGTTGCAGTGAGGTACTTTGGCGGGCAAACTTACCCTAGGACTAGGTTCGTGGGCGACAAGACAGGGATGGCCTTGCTCCACGCCCTCTTCCAGAGGGTGTCAGGGCTCGACATAGACTTCTACAACGAGTGGTTCGCCCTGGACCTGATAAAGGACGAAAGGAAGGTAGTAGGACTAGTCGCAATGGAGATGAGGTCCATGAGCCCCGCCTTCTTCAGGGCGAGGGCCGTGGTAATGGCCACTGGGGGCATGGGGATGCTCTACCAGCACACCACGAACGCTTACATAAACACCGGGGACGGCTACGCTATGGCGTTGAGGGCAGGGGCGGCAATAAAGGATCCGGAGTTCGTCCAGTTCCACCCCACTGCCCTTTACCCCTCAGATATCCTCATAAGCGAGGCCGCGAGGGGAGAGGGAGGCATACTCAGGAACGTGAAGGGAGAGAGGTTCATGGCCAGGTACGCGCCAAAGAAGTTGGACTTGGCCCCAAGGGACATAGCGTCTAGGGCAATAGTAACTGAGATAAGGGAGGGGAGAGGGTTCCCTGGAGGATACGTTGGCCTCGACTTAACTCACTTAGGCGAGGAGTACATCAAGGAGAGGCTGGCCCTCGCATACGAGGCTGCTATGAACTTCGCCGGAGTGGACGCCACAAAGGAACCCATTCCAGTGAGGCCTGCACAGCACTACTACATGGGGGGGATCGACGTTGACATAACTGGGACAAACCGGGACTTGATAGGACTCTTCGCTGCGGGAGAGGCCGCTTGCGTGTCCGTACATGGGGCGAACAGGCTGGGGTCTAACTCCCTTCTTGAGACCTTGGTCTTTGGCAGGGAGACCGGGAGGGCAGTGGCCTCGTTCTTAAAGGAGGCGACGGAGTCCTCGGCGAGCGTGGACAAGGAGGCAGAGAAGGTAGTGGACGAAGCGTACTCCTTCGTCAAGAGCGAGAGCGGAGAGCACTTCGGCGTTATTCTCAACAACCTAAGGAAGACAATGTGGGACAACGTGGGGATATTCAGGGACGAGGACGGGCTAAAGACTGCCATCTCTGACGTGCTGAAGCTGAGAGAGGAGGCAAAGAGGATGTACGTGTTGGACAAGAGCAAGAGCTACAACACCGAGTTCTTCAACGCCTTGGAGCTGAGGAACATGCTCGATCTGGCAATAGTGATAGCCACAGCTGCCTTGAACAGGAAGGAGTCTAGGGGTGCCCACTACAGAACCGACTACCCAGAGAGGGACGACAAGAACTGGCTCAAGCACACCGTTGCCTACTTAAGGGGGAACACTATTGAGATAGACTACAATCCAGTTAAGATCACCAGGTTCCAGCCGGAGGCGAGGGTGTACTGAAATGGAGAACGAGCAGGAGATCGTTGTAAGGGTAAGGAGGTTCAACCAAGAGAAGGGAGAGTGGTGGCAGGAGTACAAGCTGAAGGTAGACAGGTTTACGCAGATGACCGAAGTGCTTAGGCGGATAAAGACCGAGCAGGACCCGACCCTGGCTTACAGGGCGTCCTGCCACATGGCCGTGTGCGGTAGCTGTGCAATGAAGATAAACGGAGAACCGAGGCTCGCATGTAAGACCTTGGCGTTGGACGTTGTCAAGAAGTACGGCTCTAACGTAATAACGGTAGAGCCAATGGACTTCTTCAAGAGGGAGAAGGACCTCATAGTGGACATGGAGGACTTCTACTCGAGGATGTTCAAGGTCAAGCCGAGGCTCTACCCGTCCAAGGAGGTACTGGAAGGAAAGGCAGAGCATAGGCTAAAGCCTGAAGACCAGAGGGAGCTGTGGAAGTTCGAGCAGTGCATCTGGTGTGGGCTATGCGTCTCAGCGTGTCCTGCAGTGAGGATAGACCTGGAGTTCCTAGGCCCCGCCGCGCACGCAAAGGGCTATAGGTTCCTGGCAGACCCCAGGGACACAATATACGAGGAGAGGCTCAAGATCCTGGTGGACAGCGCGTGGAGGTGCACCTACTGTTACATGTGCTTTAACGTCTGCCCAAGGGACGTGGAACCGGTGACGGCAATAAAGAAGACGAGGGCCCACACCAGGTTCTTGAGAGAAAGGACGCCCGTCGCCAACACCGGCGAAAGGCACATCGAGGCGATAGAGGAGTCAATAAGGGAGACCGGGAAGATCCAGGAGGCCTCGGTCTACTTGAAGACCTACGGCGTCCTAGGCTCCCTGACCGACCTCATCTACGCGTTCCAGAACGGGAAGCTCAAGTACGCGCTTATTAAGGAAGAGAAGGTTAAGAACATTGAGCAACTCAAAAAGTTGATGGGTGAGTGAGATGACAAACAACAGCAACAAGATAGCCTATTACCCTGGGTGTGCCACCCACGGGCTCTCAAAGGACGTGGACATAGCGACAAAAAAGGTAGCAGAGGTGTTGGGGATAGAACTTGTCGAAGTTGAGGACTGGAACTGCTGTGGTGGGGGCTTCCTGGACGAGAGAGACGAGGTAACCCACACTGCGCTAAACTTGAGGAACTTGTCCAACGTGGAGAAGATGGGGCTACAGAAGATGGTCACACCGTGTAGCGTGTGCCTGCAGAGCCACAGACTTGCCTCGCACAAGTACCACGAGAACAGGGACTTGAGGAAAGAAGTGGACAAGAGACTAAATGACGCAAAGGTTGAGTACTCTGGAAAGGCAACCGCGGAGCACATAGTGTGGGTTCTAGTGAGAGACGTAGGACTGGAGAAGATAAAGTCACTCGTTAAGAGGCCCTTGACGGGGCTGAAGGTAGGGGCTTACTACGGTTGCCAGATGCTTAGGCCAGAGCAGGTGATGGGGTTCGAGCCGGCTTTTAAACCACATAGCCTGGAGGACTTAATCTCTACCACTGGGGCTACCCCGGTGACTTTCCCTATGAGAGCGGCGTGCTGTGGCTTCCCCCTCATGGGGAGCAACCCTAAGGGCGGGCTAAAGTTGGCCTACAACGTGCTCAGCTCAGCCAAGAGCTCCGGCGCCGACATCCTAGTGCACCCGTGCAGTCTCTGCCACCTACAGCTAGACGTCATCCAGCTAAAGGTAAAGAACGAGTTCAGTGTAAACTGGACGCTCCCAGCCATCTACGTGACCCAACTCTTAGGACTGGCATTTGGCTTCTCCCCAGAAGAGCTAGGGATAAGTAAGTTGACCCAGAATGTACTCAAGGAAAAGGGGTTCGCTTGAGGTGGTGGAAATGACTATAGAGGAAGAAGTCGTGAACGCGTTAAAGAGGGCGGGCGCAGAGGTCGGCGAATGGAAGGAAGTGTCAGAGAGACCAGGGAGGGCACCCTTCGCCAAGGAACTAGAGTACAAGGTTCAGGATCTCATGTGGGGGAAAGTACACCTGAGGCTAACTGGAGAAATCTACGTACACGTGATCTCCAAGTTACCCTTCAACTGGAAGGACAGAGTCAAGGAGCTAAAGCTCTCAGGAGAAGTGGTGGACGCTGCTGGAGGGCTAATGTGGCTACAAGAGCGGAGCCCAACGGACTTGCTAAAGGACCTTGAGTTTTTGAGGGACTACCTATCCAAGTTGAAAAAGTGAAGAAAAGGAGAGGAGGCCCCAGCCTCATTCTGCCACGGTTGCGTGGAACGTTGGCTGGGTATGGCCAAGATTTAGTTTAGAGCTTTACAAAAAAAGCTTTTCTAAACCCCTTACGCCTCTACTACCTTCAACAAGTCGTTTTGGTCTAGCTTGTATACCACGAAGTAGTTGTCTGAAATCCTCCTCAAGTCGGCGTTGTCCCCCCTTATCATGACGCTGATCAAAGTCGCGTTTGCCTCCTTTAAGTACCTCCTCACCGTGGTCTCAGCTATCTTGTCCTCACCGTCGGTGAGGATTATGACGTCGCTTACCCCCTTTACGTGGCCCTCCTTTATGTCCTCACACGCCGAGATTATTGACCTGCTTATGTCTGTCCCTCCCCCTCCCCTTATCTTGCCAATGTACTCCACCATCTTTATCACGTCCTTGCTCTTTGCGTTCTTTATGACCTTAATCAGGGGATAGGGTATGTTGTCGAAGAACCTCAAGTAAAAGTCCCTGTTCTCCCTCTTAGCCCTACTGTAGAGGGCAAGGGCAACCGCCTTTGCCCAAAGTATCTTCTCCCCGTCCATACTGCCCGACTTGTCCAGCAAGAGGTAAATGGGGCCCAAGGTCTCCTTTATCTGTTTCTGGTAAAGCAACAGCTCGTTCTCAGCTAACTTCACGTAGAAGAGCTCCTCTGGCATCGCCAGCTCAGATGGCACCAACCTCTCTAGGTCGGAACCCTCCTCGTAGCCGTAGAGCTCTCCCTTAGTGTACCTAGTCGTCCTCCTTTTGGTTATGCTCCCCAGCTTGGGTATCCCGTTGAGGAACTCGAGGATCTTCTTTATCTCGGTGTTCCTAGCTAGCCTCAGGACCTCGTGGATCTCCCCCTCAAAGTTCAACATGCTCCCTGTCCCTGCTCCGTTGCCTCCCACTATCCTCTGCATGCTCCTCACGGCACTGGCATCCTCTGCTGCCTTGGAGAGGGCCTTTTCATGTGCCTGCTTCATAACCTTGTTGACGGACTCCTGGGGCTGCTGCGACTGCTGTTGTTGCTGTTTCTCCTCGCCCTCTTTCCCTGAACTTCCCTTCATGAGCCCGTTGAGGATCTGCTCTGCCGCCTGCCTCTCCTCTTGGGACTGGGAAGTCCTCCTGATCCTCTCCAGCTCCTCGATTAAGTTCTGGACGTAGCTTACGGAGAGCGCCATACTCACTGCCGAGTTTGCTATTGAGTAGTTCCTGTTCCTGTTAACAACGTCAGAGGCCAAGGTCATGTCCAAGAGGGTGAACTTTATCCCGTCCTTGGGATCCACGTCTGACTTAGGCTTCAGCAAGGGTAAAGGTAGGTAGTGGATGTAATAGGTGTCTATTAGGAAAGCCGGGTCTACGTTGGACTCTCTACCCGACACCTTTTTCAGCGTATAGGAGATCCTCTCTCCCCTATACTTCACTATGGGGTCCTCGTAGTCCACCCCAACTAAAAGGCCGCTCATGAGTATATCCCCAGCTTTTTGGCCACCTTCTCAAGGAGCTTGTCTATTTCGGAGCTCACTTCCCTCGAGAACTGCTCCACCTTCTCCTCCCCGCTCTCCTTACCTAGGGCGATCACCCTGTCTCTAGTTGCCCTCAACGTTCTGATCAAGTCAATTAGCCTTGGATCGCTCTCTGAGGCAGAGTCAACGTACTTCCCCGCCTCCTTGATGTTGTTGTATATCTCGTTGAGCTCCCTCATGTACTTGATGGGGGTCTTAAGCTCCTCAGAGAGGAGTGCCGACACCTTCTCGAAGTCGTCTATCTCCTTGGGGGCTATGTACTTGAGCACTATTAGATCTTCTTCGCTGGCCCTCAGC
The sequence above is drawn from the Candidatus Aramenus sp. CH1 genome and encodes:
- a CDS encoding HAD-IIA family hydrolase: MLRDYELIISDVDGVIVREGEPIWENLSVMRRLMEERKKVVFVTNNSGFSRVILARQLSYLGLKVTPNNIITSGLAAAIYMKRRMNVGSVFVIGEEGLIEEMRNFGFKVMYMSEVEENTPDAVVLGLDRLSTYDKLSAGMRCIARGSKFVVTNMDRLWPSKDGLKLGAGALASAIIYALNRSPDFIAGKPNKWIIDVAMEISGIRDLSKVVVIGDQLETDIRMGNSIGADTVLVLTGIAKKEDVERSDVKPKIVVDNLSEISD
- a CDS encoding VWA domain-containing protein, whose amino-acid sequence is MSGLLVGVDYEDPIVKYRGERISYTLKKVSGRESNVDPAFLIDTYYIHYLPLPLLKPKSDVDPKDGIKFTLLDMTLASDVVNRNRNYSIANSAVSMALSVSYVQNLIEELERIRRTSQSQEERQAAEQILNGLMKGSSGKEGEEKQQQQQSQQPQESVNKVMKQAHEKALSKAAEDASAVRSMQRIVGGNGAGTGSMLNFEGEIHEVLRLARNTEIKKILEFLNGIPKLGSITKRRTTRYTKGELYGYEEGSDLERLVPSELAMPEELFYVKLAENELLLYQKQIKETLGPIYLLLDKSGSMDGEKILWAKAVALALYSRAKRENRDFYLRFFDNIPYPLIKVIKNAKSKDVIKMVEYIGKIRGGGGTDISRSIISACEDIKEGHVKGVSDVIILTDGEDKIAETTVRRYLKEANATLISVMIRGDNADLRRISDNYFVVYKLDQNDLLKVVEA
- a CDS encoding succinate dehydrogenase flavoprotein subunit, whose translation is MDKLSYDAVVVGGGLAGLMAAHEIASSGFKVAVISKVFPTRSHSSSAEGGIAAYIPGNSDPNDNPDYMTYDTVKGGDYLVDQDAAELLSNKSGEIVKIMESWGTLFNRQPDGRVAVRYFGGQTYPRTRFVGDKTGMALLHALFQRVSGLDIDFYNEWFALDLIKDERKVVGLVAMEMRSMSPAFFRARAVVMATGGMGMLYQHTTNAYINTGDGYAMALRAGAAIKDPEFVQFHPTALYPSDILISEAARGEGGILRNVKGERFMARYAPKKLDLAPRDIASRAIVTEIREGRGFPGGYVGLDLTHLGEEYIKERLALAYEAAMNFAGVDATKEPIPVRPAQHYYMGGIDVDITGTNRDLIGLFAAGEAACVSVHGANRLGSNSLLETLVFGRETGRAVASFLKEATESSASVDKEAEKVVDEAYSFVKSESGEHFGVILNNLRKTMWDNVGIFRDEDGLKTAISDVLKLREEAKRMYVLDKSKSYNTEFFNALELRNMLDLAIVIATAALNRKESRGAHYRTDYPERDDKNWLKHTVAYLRGNTIEIDYNPVKITRFQPEARVY
- a CDS encoding CoB--CoM heterodisulfide reductase iron-sulfur subunit B family protein, whose amino-acid sequence is MTNNSNKIAYYPGCATHGLSKDVDIATKKVAEVLGIELVEVEDWNCCGGGFLDERDEVTHTALNLRNLSNVEKMGLQKMVTPCSVCLQSHRLASHKYHENRDLRKEVDKRLNDAKVEYSGKATAEHIVWVLVRDVGLEKIKSLVKRPLTGLKVGAYYGCQMLRPEQVMGFEPAFKPHSLEDLISTTGATPVTFPMRAACCGFPLMGSNPKGGLKLAYNVLSSAKSSGADILVHPCSLCHLQLDVIQLKVKNEFSVNWTLPAIYVTQLLGLAFGFSPEELGISKLTQNVLKEKGFA
- a CDS encoding succinate dehydrogenase — encoded protein: MTIEEEVVNALKRAGAEVGEWKEVSERPGRAPFAKELEYKVQDLMWGKVHLRLTGEIYVHVISKLPFNWKDRVKELKLSGEVVDAAGGLMWLQERSPTDLLKDLEFLRDYLSKLKK
- a CDS encoding succinate dehydrogenase/fumarate reductase iron-sulfur subunit; translation: MENEQEIVVRVRRFNQEKGEWWQEYKLKVDRFTQMTEVLRRIKTEQDPTLAYRASCHMAVCGSCAMKINGEPRLACKTLALDVVKKYGSNVITVEPMDFFKREKDLIVDMEDFYSRMFKVKPRLYPSKEVLEGKAEHRLKPEDQRELWKFEQCIWCGLCVSACPAVRIDLEFLGPAAHAKGYRFLADPRDTIYEERLKILVDSAWRCTYCYMCFNVCPRDVEPVTAIKKTRAHTRFLRERTPVANTGERHIEAIEESIRETGKIQEASVYLKTYGVLGSLTDLIYAFQNGKLKYALIKEEKVKNIEQLKKLMGE